One region of Chloroflexota bacterium genomic DNA includes:
- a CDS encoding response regulator transcription factor — protein sequence MSICVVLADDHKVIREGLRAILSGQADIDIVGDACDGLAAVEQVRQLKPDVIVMDINMPLMNGIDAARRISEIHNQTQVIILSMHSNNEHIFQALKAGAKGYLLKESSGLEIADAIRRVHAGGRYMSEMITDSIVEEYIVFRENSVVSPLEQLSAREREVMHL from the coding sequence GAAGGGTTGCGAGCCATTTTATCGGGCCAAGCGGATATCGATATTGTCGGCGACGCATGTGATGGGCTGGCCGCGGTCGAACAAGTACGCCAGTTAAAACCCGATGTGATTGTGATGGATATTAACATGCCATTAATGAATGGGATTGATGCTGCGCGCCGTATCTCGGAAATCCATAATCAAACCCAGGTGATTATTCTATCGATGCATTCCAACAATGAGCATATTTTTCAAGCACTAAAGGCCGGCGCAAAAGGTTATTTGCTCAAGGAATCATCCGGGTTGGAGATTGCCGATGCTATTCGCCGTGTTCATGCAGGCGGACGCTATATGAGCGAGATGATAACAGACAGCATTGTGGAAGAGTATATTGTTTTTCGGGAGAATTCGGTGGTTTCGCCTTTGGAACAACTCAGTGCGCGTGAACGTGAAGTGATGCACCT